A single Marinobacter sp. es.042 DNA region contains:
- a CDS encoding glycosyltransferase family 4 protein, producing MQANRRPQHITIVSETFPPEINGVANTLRQLCQGLMQRGHRVTVIRPRQQHERKGHFASAGEALFSREHVVTGLPLPGYADLRFGLARTGHLKKLLTTDRPDAVYVATQGPLGVAATTAARQVGIPVSSGFHTNFHSYSRYYGVGMLERLLCLYGRWFHNRTAITLVPTRKMQQTTRAMGIPATGLWSRGVDCHRFTPHKRDSALRESWGLQANDRAILYVGRLAPEKNLRMAVACFERIRGLHPQARFILVGDGPLRRQLAERHPDYVFCGTRRGDDLARHFASGDLFLFPSKTDTFGNVVLEAMASGLGVVSFDDAAAAEHIRHEENGMKVPLDEDEAYVDSALRLADQPTLLNRIRAQARLDALEQNWNSQIEQFEQLVFNQTAKAGYHAINKQSISLL from the coding sequence ATGCAGGCCAACCGGCGCCCACAACACATTACCATTGTTTCGGAGACTTTTCCGCCGGAAATCAATGGCGTGGCAAACACTCTCAGGCAGCTTTGCCAGGGGCTGATGCAACGTGGGCACCGGGTAACGGTTATACGGCCGCGACAGCAGCATGAGCGCAAAGGCCACTTTGCCAGTGCTGGCGAGGCACTCTTCTCCCGTGAACATGTGGTGACCGGATTGCCGCTACCCGGGTACGCCGACCTGCGCTTTGGCCTCGCCCGAACCGGCCATCTGAAAAAGCTCCTGACCACTGACCGGCCCGATGCCGTCTACGTTGCCACTCAGGGCCCGTTGGGCGTTGCGGCGACCACAGCCGCAAGGCAGGTAGGGATTCCGGTCAGCTCGGGCTTCCACACAAATTTTCACAGCTACAGCCGTTATTATGGCGTCGGCATGCTGGAGAGGTTGCTGTGTCTCTACGGTCGATGGTTCCACAACCGCACGGCCATCACCCTGGTGCCGACTCGAAAAATGCAGCAGACAACCCGCGCCATGGGTATTCCGGCGACCGGCCTCTGGAGTCGGGGCGTGGACTGTCATCGCTTTACTCCCCACAAGCGAGACAGCGCACTGCGGGAATCCTGGGGCTTACAGGCCAATGACCGCGCCATTCTCTATGTCGGCCGGCTGGCACCGGAAAAGAACCTTCGGATGGCGGTTGCCTGCTTCGAACGTATTCGCGGCCTTCACCCCCAGGCCAGGTTCATACTGGTTGGCGACGGCCCGCTACGGCGCCAGCTGGCTGAACGCCACCCCGATTACGTGTTCTGCGGCACCCGCCGGGGCGACGACCTGGCACGCCATTTCGCCTCAGGCGACCTGTTCCTGTTTCCGAGCAAAACCGACACCTTCGGCAACGTGGTGCTGGAGGCCATGGCCAGCGGACTGGGCGTCGTCAGCTTTGACGACGCCGCCGCAGCCGAACACATACGCCATGAAGAAAACGGCATGAAGGTGCCTCTGGACGAGGATGAAGCATACGTCGACAGCGCTCTCCGCCTGGCCGATCAACCAACCCTGCTGAACCGGATCAGGGCCCAGGCAAGGCTGGACGCCCTGGAACAGAACTGGAACTCGCAGATCGAACAATTTGAACAACTGGTTTTCAACCAAACCGCAAAGGCCGGATACCATGCCATCAACAAGCAAAGCATCTCGCTTCTTTGA
- a CDS encoding phosphatase PAP2 family protein, with product MPSTSKASRFFELADQREVAFCQSINRAVQFRPALGYFRLVSRLGDGWFWYALILFTPFLRPESGPGLALLMALTGLTCTLSYKLLKRWLIRERPFISFPAINCGTPPLDRYSFPSGHTLHAACFQIMLTVAEPALALIVLPFTLSVAASRVVLGLHYPSDVAAGALIGGLMGYAAMSWLHF from the coding sequence ATGCCATCAACAAGCAAAGCATCTCGCTTCTTTGAACTGGCAGACCAGCGGGAAGTCGCTTTCTGCCAGTCTATTAACCGCGCTGTTCAGTTCCGGCCCGCCCTCGGGTATTTCCGACTGGTCAGCCGACTCGGCGACGGCTGGTTCTGGTACGCACTGATTCTGTTCACCCCCTTTCTCCGCCCGGAATCCGGGCCAGGGCTGGCACTGCTTATGGCGTTAACCGGCCTCACCTGCACCCTCAGCTACAAGTTACTGAAGCGCTGGCTCATCCGTGAACGCCCATTTATATCCTTTCCCGCCATCAACTGCGGCACACCGCCCCTGGACCGCTACAGCTTCCCGTCCGGCCACACGCTGCACGCTGCCTGCTTTCAGATCATGCTGACCGTGGCGGAACCGGCGCTGGCTCTCATCGTACTTCCGTTTACGTTGAGTGTGGCGGCATCGAGGGTGGTCCTCGGCCTGCACTACCCCAGCGATGTCGCTGCCGGCGCCCTGATCGGTGGCCTGATGGGTTACGCGGCTATGAGCTGGCTGCACTTCTAA
- the dinB gene encoding DNA polymerase IV: MPQRKIIHVDCDCFYAAVEMRDDPSLRDVPLAVGGDGGRGVVTTCNYKARAYGVRSAMPGSEARRLCPGLVTVPTDMGRYRAVSQQVMAILRELTDLVEPLSLDEAFLDVSDVTDHKGSATLMARHLRERVRQEVGITISAGVAPNKFLAKIASDWEKPDGLFVIRPEDVEDFVRGLPVEKLFGVGQVTASKLHALGVNTCGDMQALGPDVLIDRFGKQGYRLHEMAHGRDERAVVVSRIAKSVSVERTFSQDLPDMAACQTVMASLVADLNLRLSRKARRKPIHKLFIKIRYSDFSTHTLERVREQVKEPALDDYLPLLAELVTNRERPVRLLGLGVRFRNDDAPVTQLRLFD; this comes from the coding sequence ATGCCACAACGCAAGATCATCCATGTGGATTGTGACTGCTTCTACGCGGCCGTGGAGATGCGGGACGATCCCAGCCTCCGGGATGTACCGCTGGCGGTGGGTGGCGATGGCGGTCGGGGCGTGGTGACTACCTGCAATTACAAGGCCCGGGCGTACGGTGTGCGGTCGGCGATGCCCGGCAGCGAAGCGCGACGGCTGTGCCCTGGGCTGGTGACGGTGCCAACAGATATGGGCCGGTATCGGGCGGTCTCACAGCAGGTGATGGCTATCCTGCGGGAACTGACAGACCTGGTGGAACCGCTCTCTCTGGACGAGGCCTTTCTGGACGTCTCCGATGTGACCGATCACAAGGGCAGTGCCACTCTTATGGCTCGCCACCTTCGGGAGCGGGTGCGTCAGGAGGTGGGTATCACCATTTCCGCCGGTGTTGCACCGAACAAATTTCTCGCCAAAATCGCCAGCGACTGGGAAAAGCCGGATGGGCTGTTCGTGATTCGCCCCGAGGACGTTGAGGATTTCGTTCGGGGATTGCCGGTTGAGAAGCTGTTTGGAGTGGGGCAGGTGACCGCCTCGAAACTGCATGCTCTGGGGGTCAATACTTGCGGCGACATGCAGGCGCTCGGGCCCGATGTATTGATTGACCGGTTCGGCAAGCAGGGCTATCGACTCCACGAGATGGCCCACGGCCGGGATGAGCGGGCGGTGGTGGTGTCGCGGATTGCCAAGTCGGTAAGCGTGGAACGAACGTTTTCCCAGGATTTGCCCGATATGGCCGCCTGCCAGACCGTCATGGCCTCACTGGTTGCGGATCTCAACCTTCGCCTGTCGCGCAAGGCCCGTCGAAAACCGATCCACAAACTCTTCATCAAGATCCGCTACAGTGATTTTTCAACCCATACCCTTGAGCGGGTTCGTGAGCAGGTCAAAGAGCCGGCTCTGGATGATTATCTGCCACTGCTGGCTGAGCTGGTCACCAACCGGGAGCGGCCGGTGCGGCTGCTGGGTCTGGGTGTGCGTTTCCGCAATGATGATGCGCCGGTTACCCAGTTGCGTCTGTTCGATTAG
- a CDS encoding DUF1244 domain-containing protein has protein sequence MSNPIPETERTEIEAAAFRKLVRHLRENTDVQNIDLMNLAGFCRNCLSKWYLAEANERGFEISDPQAREEIYGMPYEEWKALYQTGPKQEHK, from the coding sequence ATGAGCAACCCGATTCCTGAAACAGAACGCACCGAAATTGAAGCCGCAGCCTTCCGTAAACTGGTGAGGCATTTGCGCGAAAACACCGACGTCCAGAATATCGACTTGATGAACCTGGCGGGCTTCTGCCGCAACTGCCTGTCCAAGTGGTACCTGGCAGAGGCGAATGAGCGTGGTTTCGAGATTTCAGATCCCCAGGCCCGTGAAGAAATCTACGGAATGCCGTACGAGGAATGGAAGGCGCTCTATCAGACAGGCCCCAAGCAGGAACACAAATAA
- a CDS encoding HopJ type III effector protein, which translates to MSVNDAVRIHLASLDAGHASFKDSLALIEQHFEYQPCGFRNGPLVNAEGENAGSCRIFGLGQYCNLSEVDTLKLFAEHYQQVLDDPTGESHGNIRQFISTGWSGILFEGVPLRQRPNPTDNMTREETPS; encoded by the coding sequence ATGAGCGTCAACGATGCCGTAAGGATTCACCTGGCATCCCTGGACGCTGGACACGCCAGTTTCAAAGATTCCCTGGCCCTGATTGAACAGCACTTCGAGTACCAGCCCTGCGGCTTCCGCAATGGCCCGCTGGTAAACGCAGAAGGCGAGAATGCCGGCTCCTGCCGGATCTTTGGTCTGGGCCAGTACTGCAATCTGAGCGAAGTGGACACGCTCAAGCTGTTTGCCGAGCACTACCAGCAGGTTCTGGACGATCCGACCGGCGAGAGCCATGGCAACATCCGCCAGTTTATCAGTACAGGATGGTCAGGCATCCTCTTCGAAGGCGTGCCACTACGGCAGCGCCCGAACCCAACCGACAACATGACCAGGGAAGAGACTCCTTCATGA
- the minC gene encoding septum site-determining protein MinC, translating into MSDTATSGVKQGFQLKSASVSMTALELYYFDDSEFEEVLRDKISQAPGFFKDIPLIISLEKYQGLDSELDFFKIIGTCRRNHIHVIGVRGGTDDQRRLARGAALALLPGNGQRDRTHEAEQAAADEAEAAVVAASTSAAGDPPPAKIISQPVRSGQQIHAPEGDLVILAPVQAGAEVLAAGNIHVYGPLRGRALAGIHGAESARVFCQSLEAELVSIAGHYKISEDLQENGWKSAVQIQLRDDLLVVTPLDKA; encoded by the coding sequence ATGAGCGATACCGCCACCTCCGGGGTAAAACAGGGTTTTCAGCTTAAAAGCGCCAGCGTGTCCATGACAGCCCTGGAGCTCTATTATTTTGACGACAGCGAATTTGAAGAAGTACTGCGAGACAAGATCAGCCAGGCCCCCGGGTTCTTCAAGGATATTCCGCTCATCATCAGCCTTGAGAAATACCAGGGACTGGACAGTGAACTGGATTTCTTCAAGATCATCGGCACCTGCCGGCGTAACCACATCCATGTGATTGGCGTTCGCGGTGGCACCGACGACCAGCGCCGCCTGGCCCGGGGGGCTGCTCTGGCACTGCTGCCCGGCAACGGTCAGCGGGATCGCACCCATGAAGCCGAACAGGCGGCCGCGGACGAAGCGGAAGCGGCAGTTGTTGCAGCCTCGACAAGCGCTGCCGGTGACCCACCTCCGGCCAAAATCATCTCCCAGCCGGTCCGCTCCGGCCAACAGATCCACGCACCGGAGGGTGACCTGGTTATCCTGGCGCCGGTGCAGGCCGGTGCCGAAGTACTCGCAGCGGGCAACATCCATGTTTACGGCCCGCTTCGGGGCCGGGCACTAGCCGGCATCCATGGCGCAGAATCCGCACGGGTTTTCTGTCAATCCCTGGAAGCGGAGCTTGTGTCCATCGCGGGACACTATAAAATCTCCGAGGATCTTCAGGAAAATGGCTGGAAAAGCGCTGTGCAAATCCAGCTCAGGGACGACCTGCTGGTGGTAACGCCACTGGACAAGGCCTGA
- the minD gene encoding septum site-determining protein MinD, protein MARIIVVTSGKGGVGKTTTSASISTGLAKRGHKTVVIDFDVGLRNLDLIMNCERRVVYDFVNVIQGEASLNQALIRDKRVDTLYILPASQTREKEALTKDGVEKVINELSETFDYIVCDSPAGIEHGALMALYYADEAIVVTNPEVSSVRDSDRILGILQSKSRRAEMGQDPVKEHLLLTRYNPSRVEKGEMLSVADVEEILAIPLLGVIPESQIVLNASNQGLPVILEEDSDAGQAYDDAVARLLGEEREHRFMTAQKKGFFSRMFKGG, encoded by the coding sequence TTGGCTAGAATTATTGTCGTTACCTCAGGAAAGGGCGGCGTTGGCAAAACCACCACCAGCGCCTCGATCAGCACCGGCCTTGCCAAGCGAGGCCACAAGACAGTAGTCATCGATTTTGACGTGGGCCTTCGCAACCTGGACCTGATCATGAACTGCGAGCGTCGCGTGGTGTACGACTTCGTAAACGTGATCCAGGGCGAAGCCTCCCTGAACCAGGCTCTGATCCGCGACAAGCGGGTCGATACCCTGTACATCCTTCCGGCCTCCCAGACCCGGGAAAAGGAAGCACTGACCAAAGATGGCGTCGAGAAAGTCATCAACGAGCTTTCCGAGACCTTCGATTACATCGTCTGCGACTCTCCTGCCGGCATTGAGCATGGTGCCCTGATGGCGCTGTATTACGCTGATGAGGCGATTGTGGTTACCAATCCCGAAGTATCTTCGGTGCGGGATTCCGACCGCATTCTGGGCATTCTGCAGAGCAAATCCCGCCGAGCCGAAATGGGCCAGGACCCGGTCAAGGAACACCTGCTCCTGACCCGTTACAACCCGTCCCGTGTCGAAAAGGGCGAGATGCTGTCCGTGGCGGACGTGGAGGAAATCCTCGCGATCCCTCTGCTGGGCGTCATTCCGGAAAGCCAGATTGTTCTGAACGCTTCAAACCAGGGTTTGCCGGTTATCCTCGAAGAGGACAGCGATGCCGGCCAGGCCTACGATGATGCGGTTGCACGCCTTCTGGGTGAGGAACGGGAGCACCGTTTCATGACTGCCCAGAAGAAGGGTTTCTTCTCACGGATGTTCAAGGGGGGCTAA
- the minE gene encoding cell division topological specificity factor MinE: MSFLDYFKGKKTNTASVAKERLQIIVAHERGQRDQPDYLPQLQQELLEVIRKYVQISDDMVQVEVDRNESCSVLELNVTLPER; encoded by the coding sequence ATGAGTTTCCTCGATTACTTCAAGGGTAAAAAGACGAACACCGCCAGCGTGGCCAAAGAGCGCCTCCAGATTATCGTGGCTCACGAGCGAGGCCAGCGTGATCAGCCGGATTACCTGCCCCAGCTGCAGCAGGAGCTGCTGGAAGTCATTCGCAAGTACGTTCAGATCAGCGACGACATGGTTCAGGTTGAGGTAGACCGCAACGAGAGCTGCTCGGTACTGGAGCTGAACGTCACGCTACCGGAGCGATAA
- a CDS encoding DUF2804 domain-containing protein, whose translation MTIKKLINGKGQVISGLLDEPVEEINYLDYDLRTVMDRPRSKLARRWRFNQFQFVSAMGPGWVFGLAVVDLKLLGSGFFYLYDFETGQMMEQSFLQPLGRQTCIEPRPEEGVTRFSKGEVAVRIAPSADGRTITVSAPGGIRIELTLSEDRDPLRLVCPAGYNGWVFTRKSAGLPVAGEVRWDHRIWRCDEQTRGSIDWSCGFMRRETAWNWACLAGQFADGRSVGLNLAAGVNETGMTENALWLDGVCHKLGAARFRFDRYQPGGDWHVSTEDGRVDLHFVPAGVRKEKLDAWVLASNFRQYVGSFSGTVTDEAGGKIEVKGLRGLMEDHFARW comes from the coding sequence ATGACCATTAAGAAACTCATCAACGGCAAAGGGCAGGTGATTTCGGGACTGCTGGATGAACCGGTAGAAGAGATCAACTACCTGGACTATGACCTGCGTACGGTGATGGACCGCCCGCGTTCAAAGTTGGCAAGACGCTGGCGGTTCAACCAGTTCCAGTTTGTCAGTGCCATGGGCCCGGGTTGGGTGTTTGGTCTGGCGGTGGTGGATCTGAAACTGCTGGGCAGTGGATTCTTCTATCTCTATGACTTCGAGACTGGCCAGATGATGGAGCAGTCGTTCCTTCAGCCATTGGGCCGGCAAACCTGCATTGAGCCGCGGCCAGAGGAAGGGGTGACAAGGTTCAGCAAGGGCGAGGTAGCGGTGCGAATTGCGCCTTCCGCGGATGGCCGGACAATTACGGTCTCGGCCCCGGGAGGTATCCGTATTGAATTGACGCTTTCAGAGGATCGGGACCCGCTCCGGCTGGTATGCCCGGCCGGCTACAATGGCTGGGTATTTACCCGCAAGTCGGCAGGCTTGCCGGTGGCAGGGGAAGTGCGCTGGGATCATCGTATCTGGCGCTGCGACGAGCAGACTCGGGGATCCATCGACTGGAGCTGTGGCTTCATGCGCCGGGAAACAGCCTGGAACTGGGCCTGCCTGGCTGGCCAGTTTGCAGATGGCCGGTCCGTGGGGTTGAACCTGGCCGCAGGTGTCAATGAGACGGGAATGACGGAAAATGCGCTCTGGCTGGATGGTGTCTGCCACAAACTGGGCGCGGCAAGGTTCCGTTTTGATCGCTATCAACCAGGCGGCGACTGGCATGTGAGCACCGAGGATGGTCGGGTCGATCTGCACTTTGTCCCCGCCGGTGTGCGCAAGGAGAAACTGGACGCCTGGGTACTGGCATCCAACTTCCGGCAGTACGTAGGCTCGTTCAGTGGAACGGTGACGGATGAGGCTGGCGGAAAAATTGAGGTTAAAGGTCTGCGGGGCCTGATGGAAGACCACTTTGCGAGGTGGTAA
- a CDS encoding START domain-containing protein, translated as MRKSIAHGISGWASVISGLVCALLVFAVAASARAELPSESDEAWTLRKEADHIRVYTIEQPGSSFKAFKAVAVLDAPIENLMAVMANPSSCIEWVHNCTESYGFGDGVFHDRFAYSVNDMPWPVTDRDYVLRIRTRGDEASGEIVMDLNAMPDQRAENSSRVRVDRSDTLYRFTPEGESTRMVWIQHTDPNGALPGWLVNSLLVDIPVRSMEALERVANSKKYQGHQLVYDEQGQLTGLRTNKP; from the coding sequence ATGAGAAAGAGCATAGCCCATGGCATTTCGGGCTGGGCCTCGGTGATCAGTGGGCTGGTCTGTGCGTTGCTGGTGTTTGCCGTTGCCGCCAGTGCCCGGGCTGAACTGCCCAGTGAAAGCGACGAGGCGTGGACGCTACGCAAGGAAGCCGATCACATCCGGGTCTATACCATCGAGCAGCCTGGCTCCAGCTTCAAGGCCTTCAAGGCCGTGGCGGTCCTGGACGCGCCTATAGAAAACCTGATGGCTGTTATGGCCAACCCCAGTTCCTGCATTGAGTGGGTGCACAACTGCACGGAATCCTATGGGTTTGGCGATGGCGTGTTTCACGATCGCTTTGCCTATTCCGTGAATGACATGCCCTGGCCGGTTACTGACCGCGACTATGTCCTGCGCATACGCACACGGGGTGATGAGGCCTCCGGTGAGATCGTCATGGATCTGAACGCCATGCCCGATCAGCGGGCGGAAAACAGTAGCCGGGTGAGAGTCGATCGCTCGGACACCCTGTACCGGTTCACGCCAGAGGGGGAGAGCACCCGGATGGTGTGGATCCAGCACACGGACCCCAACGGAGCGCTACCCGGCTGGCTGGTGAACTCCCTGCTGGTGGATATTCCCGTGAGGTCGATGGAAGCGCTGGAACGCGTTGCCAACAGTAAAAAGTACCAGGGGCACCAACTGGTTTATGACGAGCAGGGCCAACTGACCGGCCTTCGCACCAACAAACCCTGA
- a CDS encoding HPP family protein has product MTVLAYEIMTPSIKAVPQSWTMDRLARFLTDNEITGSPVTDDDGEIVGIATLKDITEFRWNATRSDAGRHLTPEEREEARRLRMVIFEEMGKVPVEVRDIMTPIVLSVDEKTPVRDIANIMMREHLHRIFVTNDSKITGIITTYDMLKVISDEELTQRCADND; this is encoded by the coding sequence ATGACCGTTCTCGCCTACGAGATCATGACACCCAGCATCAAGGCCGTCCCGCAATCCTGGACCATGGACCGGTTGGCCCGCTTCCTCACCGACAACGAGATAACCGGCAGCCCCGTCACCGATGACGACGGCGAAATTGTCGGCATTGCCACTCTTAAAGACATCACCGAATTCCGTTGGAACGCCACGCGGTCAGATGCCGGCCGGCATCTGACTCCCGAAGAGCGGGAGGAAGCCCGACGCCTGCGAATGGTGATCTTTGAGGAAATGGGCAAGGTGCCGGTAGAAGTCCGGGACATCATGACCCCCATCGTTTTATCGGTTGACGAGAAGACGCCGGTGCGCGACATTGCGAATATCATGATGCGCGAGCACCTGCACCGGATCTTTGTCACCAATGATTCAAAAATTACCGGCATCATAACGACTTACGATATGCTGAAAGTGATCTCGGATGAGGAACTCACGCAACGCTGCGCCGATAACGACTGA
- a CDS encoding PhoH family protein, which produces MPRAPQARRKMYVLDTNVLIHDPNALLNFEEHDVIIPMTVLEELDSLKSGKQAVAADCRQAIRNIDKLLGDASPKVIEKGVPIVRGKRAEPLGTLSILMSTGDSGNHSLPEHLNDNKIINTLAALQNRHKSRDIILVSKDINMRLKARGFGVEAQDYHNDQLLDDIDLLPKGYREFPNSFWDTIEKVETVQREGSTEHILKREGELAKLNINEFVIDQMGFVGKVVDLSDDQLIIKDLHQHDLMNEEVWGLVPRDIYQAMALNLLLDPDIHLVNLTGSAGSGKTILALAACIEMTVASKLYKRIIATRSTQGLDEDIGFLPGTEAEKMEPWLGAIVDNLEALHEDDENMTASVDYILSKVPLHFKSMNYIRGRSFQHSLIIIDESQNLTPHQIKTIITRAGNGSKVICLGNLAQIDTPYLSALSSGLTYMTERFKRFRHGAHIHLQGVPRSLLAEFAEANL; this is translated from the coding sequence ATGCCCAGAGCACCGCAAGCTCGCCGAAAGATGTACGTCCTCGACACCAACGTCCTGATCCACGACCCGAACGCCCTCCTCAACTTTGAAGAACACGATGTCATCATCCCGATGACGGTCCTCGAAGAACTCGACAGCCTCAAATCCGGCAAGCAAGCCGTGGCCGCTGACTGCCGTCAGGCCATCCGCAACATCGATAAGTTGCTTGGCGATGCCAGCCCGAAGGTGATCGAGAAAGGTGTTCCCATCGTGCGTGGCAAGAGGGCCGAACCCCTGGGCACTCTTTCGATCCTGATGAGCACCGGTGACAGTGGCAACCATTCGCTGCCAGAGCATCTGAACGATAACAAGATCATCAACACCCTGGCCGCGCTCCAGAATCGCCACAAGTCCCGGGACATTATTCTGGTGTCGAAAGACATCAACATGCGCCTCAAGGCAAGGGGCTTCGGCGTCGAAGCTCAGGACTACCACAACGACCAGTTGCTCGATGACATTGACCTTCTGCCCAAGGGCTACCGGGAATTCCCCAACTCCTTCTGGGACACCATCGAGAAAGTGGAGACTGTTCAGCGGGAGGGTTCGACCGAACATATCCTCAAGCGGGAGGGCGAGCTGGCGAAGCTGAACATCAATGAATTCGTCATCGATCAAATGGGCTTCGTCGGAAAGGTGGTGGACCTCTCCGACGACCAGTTGATCATCAAGGACCTTCACCAACACGACCTGATGAACGAGGAAGTCTGGGGTCTGGTTCCCCGGGACATCTATCAGGCCATGGCGCTGAACCTGCTCCTGGACCCGGACATTCACCTTGTCAACCTCACCGGCTCCGCCGGCTCGGGCAAAACCATCCTGGCGCTGGCTGCGTGTATCGAGATGACCGTGGCCAGCAAGCTCTACAAGCGCATTATTGCCACCCGCTCCACCCAGGGCCTCGACGAGGACATCGGGTTCCTGCCCGGCACTGAAGCCGAGAAAATGGAGCCCTGGCTGGGCGCCATCGTCGACAACCTGGAAGCGCTCCACGAGGACGACGAGAACATGACCGCCAGCGTCGACTACATCCTCAGCAAGGTGCCCCTGCACTTCAAATCCATGAACTACATTCGGGGACGCAGCTTCCAGCACAGCCTGATCATTATCGATGAATCACAGAACCTGACGCCCCATCAGATCAAGACCATCATTACCCGGGCCGGCAACGGGTCAAAGGTGATCTGCCTCGGCAACCTTGCGCAGATCGATACGCCCTACCTGAGCGCCCTGAGTTCGGGCCTCACCTACATGACCGAACGATTCAAGCGCTTTCGACATGGCGCTCACATCCACCTGCAGGGTGTTCCCCGGTCGCTACTGGCAGAATTTGCCGAAGCCAATCTCTGA